AAAGAGAGCAGGTTGCTGCCCGCAAGAAAATGCTTAAGGAGCTGGATGTTAAAATGGAATCGCTCGAAGAACATCTGATTAACAAAACCATAGATGCGGTTACGTTCAGGAAATGGTCTGAACGATATGCGGTCGAATATGGAAATATATTAGGGCTTATTAATTCTACAGAAAAATATGTTGAAGAGCGGATTGATGTAACGGAAAAATTTATGGGCAAAATTCATTCTGTTAAAGACATAATTGATGGAAATACTTCGCCATTGGTTAGGCTGGTGATCTTAAAATTTGTTTTCCGATATGGTATTTTTTATCAAGATGGCGGTTTGGTAACCCATAAAATATGTCCTGCGTTGTCCCATAATACAATTCAGCTTACTGAATTCGCTTTGCTGAAAATAGAAGTGCCCCGCGATTCTTCCATCTCGGAAGAAGAACGTTTTGTGAACTTTATGGGTCAACAATTAGTTGATTTTATATCTGATTATCAGTAGTATAAATAGGCTTTTTATTGGGTTCAACTCTCTGATATCCTATTTTTGATTTTAATTGTTAATTAACTAATAATCAGTATTTTGTATTTTGATTGTGCCTGAATGAGAATTGAACACCTTAAGTAATTGAAAATTAACAAGTTATTTTTTTGAAGTTAAAAGTCTAAAATTTTTGGTAAATCTTGATATGAAATTTTTAGAACTCCATAAGTGTTTGATAATCAATAAAAAAGCCCGCTTAAAAAGCGGGCTTGAACATGTTTTTAAATGCTAAAATTTGTAGCATTTTCCTAGTAGCGAGGACGGGAGTTGAACCCGTGACCTCAGGGTTATGAATCCTGCGCTCTAACCAACTGAGCTACCTCGCCATTTCTGAAGACATGCATCCTTGAATGCGGGTGCAAATATAAAACTAAATTTAAAGCTTGCAAATATAAATGACCAAAAAAAATAATTTTTAAATTATAGTTATCTTGAATTTATTCTATATATTTCCAAAAAAAATTAGAGCATACTATGGAAAGTAAAATACGTTACGAACTAGAATTTCCTTTAAATTCCTCACCTCAATTGCTATATCAGTATATCTCAACACCTTCGGGTTTATCGGAGTGGTTTGCTGATAATGTCAATTCTCGCGGAGAGCTTTTTACGTTCATATGGGATGACGCTGAAGAGAAAGCCAGACTGGCTTCCAAAAAAACCGGTGAAAAAGTAAAATTTCGCTGGATTGATGAAAACGGACAGGACGGAGACTATTTCTTTGAATTGCGAATCCTTGTGGATGAAATCACAAAAGATGTTTCCTTAATGGTGGTTGACTTTGCCGAAAAAGATGAGGTGGCCGAATCGACTCAGTTATGGGAAAACCAGATTTCTGATTTAAAACATGTAATCGGATCGGTATAGCAGAATTCCCTTTTTAAGACTTATATTTGCCCTGATTTAATTTCAGGGCTTTTTTTATGATTAATTTCAACGGAACTATTACAGAAGACGCAAATATATTGGCTGGTAACAGAGCATTTCTTTACGGAGATTCGGTTTTTGAAACAGTAAAAATTTTAGATGGGAAAGTGCTTTTTCTTGAAGATCATTATTTTAGGTTGATGTCTGCCATGCGGATTGTTCGTATGGAAATCCCGATGAACTTTACGATGGAATATTTCGAAGAGCAGATTTTGTCTACGGCTGCTTCGGAAAATTTTTCAGGTTCCTGCCGTGCCCGTATTTCCGTTTATAGAAAAGAAGGAGGCTTTTATCTTCCTAAAGACAATAATGTGTCCTTTTTGATTACGGTATTGCCATTGGAAGATTCGGTATACCGAATTGAAAAAGACCAATATGAAGTCGAATTGTACAAAGATTTTATCGTTACCAAACATTTGCTTTCTACAATTAAATCGTCCAACAGGATGATAAATGTCACGGGAAGTATTTTTGCAGACGAGAACGACTATGACAACTGTCTTTTGATTAATGATGAAAAGAATGTTATTGAGGCCTTAAACGGGAATCTTTTTATGCTTATGGGAAATAAACTGGTAACGCCGCCAATTTCTGAGGGATGCCTGAATGGTGTCATGCGTAAGCAAATTTTGGCTCTTGCTAAAAAAATAGAAACGATAGAAGTGGAAGAAACCCCAATTTCTCCTTTTGACCTTCAAAAAGCGGATGAATTGTTTATAACGAATGTAGTCAGAGGTATTCAGCCTATAACAAAATATCGTAAAAAAGAATATGGGATGGGCTTGGCTAAAGACTTGCTGCTTCGATTAAACGCGCAAATCCGTTTGGGCTAATTCAGTATCGGATTTTCGGGGGCATTCGACCATATGACATAATCACCCCCTAACTCGAGGATTTTCTGCTTCCAGAAATCAGTGGTGGATTTGCCGATAATCTTATTCTCATAGATATTCTTGGAAATAATCCAGGAATTCGCCTGCATTTCCCTATCCAATTGTTGTGCATCCCAACCGGTATAGCCTAAGAAAAAGCGGATGTTATTCTTTTTGATTTTTCCTTCGTTAATAAGTGCTTTAGTCGATTCAAAATCGCCGCCCCAATAGATTCCGTTTGAAATTTCAATACTGTTTGGAATCATTTCCGGAATATTGTGGATAAAATAAAGATTGTCCTGTTCGACAGGTCCGCCATTATAAATCTTAAACTTGGCATTGATTTCAGGAATCAGATCTTGTATGGTATATTCCAAAGGTTTGTTAAGGATAAATCCTACAGAACCTTCCTCGTTATGATCTGCAAGCAAAATCACTGAGCGATTGAATGATAGGTCTCCGATTATGGATGGTTCCGCGATCAGAAGTATTCCTTTTTTGAGTTTTTCTGAAATCATTTGGATGCATTTTTCATTAAATTTAACAATAAAAAGTTTTTTTTCCAAATTAATTCGACGAACAGTATAAAAAAAGCCTCCCAAATGGAAGGCTTTAATTTATATCGGGACAAAAAACTATTTAGAGTTAACTGATCCTTCTAATTCAGCACCAGCTTTGAACTTCACTACATTTTTAGCAGCGATTTTGATAGTTTTTCCAGTTTGAGGATTTCTTCCTTCTCTTGCAGCTCTAGAAGAAACTGACCAAGATCCAAATCCTACTAAAGATACTCTGCCACCTTTTTTCAAAGTGCCACCTACGTTATTTAAAAATGACTCTAAAGCTAATTTTGCAGCTGCTTTAGAAATTCCTGCGTCAGCAGCGATAGCATCAATTAATTCTGATTTGTTCATAATAATAGTTTTAATTGTTGGTTAAACATTATGTTAATTATAACAAATTTAATAGGATTTCCTTACTGGGCAACACATTTCGGGTGTTTTTCGCTGTTTTGTTGATAACTTGGGGCTTTTGTTAATAAAACCGACTTGTTTTTCTCGAAATCGCTGTGAAATCAGTGTTTATGCGGGGTCAGAACGCTTTGGCATTCGTTCCGAAACTGATACCATTTAATAGTTCGGACGTCTTTAGGTTTTTCTTTCCCGGAAACTGTAATTGGATAATTTCTATATAGCCGTCACTGACCGCAATTTTCATTTCCTTTTTTGTGGTAATTATTTTTCCAATGGCTTCGGCATGCGTTTGGGCTATAAATTTAGCTTCATATATTTTAACGTTCCATTCCTGACCGTTGTCGCTAAAGAAGCTCCAGGCGGCCGGATAGGGAGATAGTCCGCGTATCTGGTTGTGGATTTCTTTTCCCGGGCGGTTCCAGTCGATCTTGCAATTGTCTTTGTTGAGCTTGTATGCGGTTTTTATTTCAGCCGAGTCTACCTGTAAAGTTGTTTCTGCTTTTCCGTTTTGGATTAGTTCTAAGGTTTCGGCAACAGCCTGGCTTCCCAGATGCATTAAGGTGTCGTGCAGTTGTCCTGCATTTTCATCGGGAGTAATAGCTACTTCTTTGCTCAATATCATTGCGCCGGTATCTATTTTGTCGTCAATAAAAAAGGTAGTGACGCCGGTTTTGGTTTCGCCGTTTATAATGGCCCAGTTGATAGGAGCGGCACCCCGATAATTTGGAAGTAAGGAAGCATGGAGATTAAACGTACCAAATTTAGGCATGTCCCAAACCACTTTAGGCAACATGCGGAAAGCTACCACTACCTGAAGATTGGCATTTAAATCTTTTAGCTCTGCTAAAAAAACTTCCTCTTTAAGATTGGTTGGTTGGAGTAATTTCAGGTTTTTTTCTAAGGCATATTCTTTTACGGCCGAGTTTTTGATTTTCTGGCCGCGACCCGCCGGCTTGTCAGGAGCAGTAATTACTCCAACGACTTCAAAATTAGTATTCAAAATGGTGTCCAGTATGCCTACGGCAAATTCAGGAGTTCCCATAAAAACGATGCGTAACTTTTCCATTCTATTTTAAAGTGTATTTGTTGTTGGGCAACAATTCTATTTTGTTTGTTTCTAAAAGCTGTCTCAATGCAAAGATAAGTGCCTCATCCGGAAATTTGGAATGAAACTGAATTTCTCTCGAACTCATTGGGGCAGTTTTTAATAAATGCAGTATTTTTTCGCCGGCAGTAACCGGAATTGCAACTTTGTTTTTTTGGATGCAATAGGAGCAGATACCGCAATCTTTACTGTCTTTTTCTCCAAAATAACTCAGGAGTTGTCTGCTTTTGCAGGTTGTATTGTTGGTGGCATATTCCAAAACCGCTTCAAATTGCTCTTTTTTCAGGCTGTTTTGTTCTTCGAGGTATTTTGAGACCCGGTTGATGGTCCGGTCATCTTCACGTATTTCATTAAAGGTAACGGTAGAATCGTTATTTTTTGCATGATATTCTATAATTTGCCTTTCCTGCAGCTTTAGCAGCACGGCCATTACCTGCGTTTCTTTAGCACCTGATTTTTTTGCAACCAACGGAATATTGATGGCGGTGACAATTTCATAAATACCGGGATAGGTACGTAACAAGGTCAGGATTATTTCTTCATCCTGCGGGTTAAGGCTCATGTACCTAATTACTTCTTTGGATTCGATAACAAACCGTACAGTTACTTTTTCTGAAAACTCCTGCGAAAGGGAAATGATTCCCTGTCGGTCTAAAAACTGAAGGCTGTTAAATGTCTTTAATGCAGGAAAGCCATATTGGACACAAAACTGGTTGATATTGAAAGAAAACTGTTCATAGATTCCTTCTCCGTAGGCAATCTGGAAAAAATTACAGAGTTTGACATACATTTCTTTCAGGAACTTTTTGTCGGGAAGGCTGTTCAGTATTTGGTTTTCGGAATATTGAATGTCAGAAGGGCTGTTCAGCAAAACGGCAAAAGCCTTTTCTCCGTTTCGTCCGGCACGTCCGGCTTCCTGATAATAGTTTTCCAGATTTTCCGGTAATTGTATATGGATGACTGTTTTTACGTTTGCCTTGTCTATTCCCATACCAAAAGCATTGGTCGCTACAATGACCTGAACCTTTTCTTCCATCCACAGTTTCATGTTTTTTTCTTTTTCGGTGATATGGAGTCCGCCGTGATAATAAGTAGCTTTTATGCCTAAGGATTCCAGTTGTGAAGCGGTATCAAGGCAGCCTTTTCTGTTTCGGACGTAAATAATGGAGGGTTGGGGGTGTTTTTTTACGATTTGCTCTATCCGGTAAAGTTTGTCTTCGGCCTCAAAAACCATATAGGCAAGGTTTTCCCTTACGAATGATTTTTGAAAAACAGCCGGATTTTCCATGCCAAGCTGGGCAATGACATCTTTTTTTACACGCTCCGTAGCAGTGGCGGTTAATGCCAGAAAAGGAATTTTAGGGAAATGGGTCTTAAGGGAAGCGATTTTTAAATAAGCCGGACGGAAATCGTGTCCCCATTGCGAAACGCAATGTGCTTCATCAATAGCAATGAGATTTATGGGAAGGTTTTTGAGACGTTCGACAATCCAGTCAGCTTGTAATCTTTCCGGCGACAGGTATAAAAATTTATAATTGCCAAATTGGCAATTGTCCAAAAGGTCGCTGATTTCATCGGTAGAAATGCCTCCTGTGAGTGCAATCGCCTTAATGCCTCTTTTCTGAAGATTGGCAGTCTGGTCTTTCATCAATGCAATCAGAGGCGAAACTACGAGGCAGATACCGTTTTGCATTAGGGCAGGAACCTGAAAACAGATAGATTTTCCGCCGCCTGTTGGCATCAGGGCAAAAGTATCCTGTCCGTCTAAGACAGAGGCTATAATCTCAGCTTGCGGAGTTCGGAATGAATCGTATTTCCAGTATTTTTGGAGAATCGATAACGCTTCTTGCATATTTCTAGTTCGAAAGATGCCCTAATATAAAAAGAATTCTGTTATCAACCGTGTCTTTTGGAACTTCAATCAACGAATAGCCGTAACTTTCGTAAGTTTCTTTAAGGTGCTTGTAGATTAGGGTTGCCTGTTCGTAATTTTCATAGCGCGCTTCATCACATTCGTAAATGTCTTCCCAGGGTGGCAATATGAAGATTTTAGTGTATTTGTGTTCGCGGCAGGCTTCGTCAAAGAAAGCCGGATAAGCATCGCCTATGTAGTGCATATAGGCTAAAACGTCAGGAATTCCGCGGTCTATAAAAACTACCGGACTTTCCTCTTTCAGGGCATCATGGTATTGTTTTTTTCTTCCTTCCAGAAGCAATTCGCTGAAAAGCAGCGGATTTTCAAGAAACAATTGTTCGATTCCCTGTTTTTTTGCTTCCATTGTTACTTCCCGTGAAATTTCAGGGTAACAGCAGTGTCCGCGTTCAAGCAGTCCATCAATGATGGTTGTTTTCCCAGTTCCGGGACCGCCGATGATAACAACAATATCTTTTTGCACTTTTTTGAAAATAAGGGGCAAATTTACTTAAAGATTTTTAAATACTAAAGTGAATTTTGTTTTTTAGAAAACCACTCTGAATTGGGAAAATAAGCAAAGGTAAAAAAGGTCGGGGATTGTTTTTTAGGCTTAGGATGTTTGTTTTAATCCGTGATAACCTGTGACTAAAATAAAAAAATGCAATTCAAACGGACCCGACCATAATCAGCTTTTCTTTATCTGGTATAAACTTCCCGACAGACATTTAAATTAATATCATAAGTCTTAAATCTAAAATCAATACCGTATATTTGCCTTTATTTTAATTTTGAAGATGGATAAGAAGACTCAGGAATTTTATGAAAGGCTGAAAACAGAATTGGACGAGGCAAATGTCTGGCCGGCAGAATACCTTTTTAAGTTCATAGTCCCGACGGACAAGCAAAAGATTGACACAGTTGAGAATGCTTTTAACGGCATGGGAGCTGTTATTAATACGACGCAATCAAAAACGGGAAAATTTACCAGTGT
This portion of the Flavobacterium lindanitolerans genome encodes:
- a CDS encoding START-like domain-containing protein; the protein is MESKIRYELEFPLNSSPQLLYQYISTPSGLSEWFADNVNSRGELFTFIWDDAEEKARLASKKTGEKVKFRWIDENGQDGDYFFELRILVDEITKDVSLMVVDFAEKDEVAESTQLWENQISDLKHVIGSV
- a CDS encoding aminotransferase class IV — encoded protein: MINFNGTITEDANILAGNRAFLYGDSVFETVKILDGKVLFLEDHYFRLMSAMRIVRMEIPMNFTMEYFEEQILSTAASENFSGSCRARISVYRKEGGFYLPKDNNVSFLITVLPLEDSVYRIEKDQYEVELYKDFIVTKHLLSTIKSSNRMINVTGSIFADENDYDNCLLINDEKNVIEALNGNLFMLMGNKLVTPPISEGCLNGVMRKQILALAKKIETIEVEETPISPFDLQKADELFITNVVRGIQPITKYRKKEYGMGLAKDLLLRLNAQIRLG
- a CDS encoding YqgE/AlgH family protein, with translation MISEKLKKGILLIAEPSIIGDLSFNRSVILLADHNEEGSVGFILNKPLEYTIQDLIPEINAKFKIYNGGPVEQDNLYFIHNIPEMIPNSIEISNGIYWGGDFESTKALINEGKIKKNNIRFFLGYTGWDAQQLDREMQANSWIISKNIYENKIIGKSTTDFWKQKILELGGDYVIWSNAPENPILN
- a CDS encoding HU family DNA-binding protein; this encodes MNKSELIDAIAADAGISKAAAKLALESFLNNVGGTLKKGGRVSLVGFGSWSVSSRAAREGRNPQTGKTIKIAAKNVVKFKAGAELEGSVNSK
- the fmt gene encoding methionyl-tRNA formyltransferase; this encodes MEKLRIVFMGTPEFAVGILDTILNTNFEVVGVITAPDKPAGRGQKIKNSAVKEYALEKNLKLLQPTNLKEEVFLAELKDLNANLQVVVAFRMLPKVVWDMPKFGTFNLHASLLPNYRGAAPINWAIINGETKTGVTTFFIDDKIDTGAMILSKEVAITPDENAGQLHDTLMHLGSQAVAETLELIQNGKAETTLQVDSAEIKTAYKLNKDNCKIDWNRPGKEIHNQIRGLSPYPAAWSFFSDNGQEWNVKIYEAKFIAQTHAEAIGKIITTKKEMKIAVSDGYIEIIQLQFPGKKNLKTSELLNGISFGTNAKAF
- a CDS encoding RecQ family ATP-dependent DNA helicase; translated protein: MQEALSILQKYWKYDSFRTPQAEIIASVLDGQDTFALMPTGGGKSICFQVPALMQNGICLVVSPLIALMKDQTANLQKRGIKAIALTGGISTDEISDLLDNCQFGNYKFLYLSPERLQADWIVERLKNLPINLIAIDEAHCVSQWGHDFRPAYLKIASLKTHFPKIPFLALTATATERVKKDVIAQLGMENPAVFQKSFVRENLAYMVFEAEDKLYRIEQIVKKHPQPSIIYVRNRKGCLDTASQLESLGIKATYYHGGLHITEKEKNMKLWMEEKVQVIVATNAFGMGIDKANVKTVIHIQLPENLENYYQEAGRAGRNGEKAFAVLLNSPSDIQYSENQILNSLPDKKFLKEMYVKLCNFFQIAYGEGIYEQFSFNINQFCVQYGFPALKTFNSLQFLDRQGIISLSQEFSEKVTVRFVIESKEVIRYMSLNPQDEEIILTLLRTYPGIYEIVTAINIPLVAKKSGAKETQVMAVLLKLQERQIIEYHAKNNDSTVTFNEIREDDRTINRVSKYLEEQNSLKKEQFEAVLEYATNNTTCKSRQLLSYFGEKDSKDCGICSYCIQKNKVAIPVTAGEKILHLLKTAPMSSREIQFHSKFPDEALIFALRQLLETNKIELLPNNKYTLK
- a CDS encoding AAA family ATPase — its product is MQKDIVVIIGGPGTGKTTIIDGLLERGHCCYPEISREVTMEAKKQGIEQLFLENPLLFSELLLEGRKKQYHDALKEESPVVFIDRGIPDVLAYMHYIGDAYPAFFDEACREHKYTKIFILPPWEDIYECDEARYENYEQATLIYKHLKETYESYGYSLIEVPKDTVDNRILFILGHLSN
- a CDS encoding DUF493 family protein, yielding MDKKTQEFYERLKTELDEANVWPAEYLFKFIVPTDKQKIDTVENAFNGMGAVINTTQSKTGKFTSVSVNVRMESSQSIVDKYIEVSTVEGIISL